One stretch of Prunus persica cultivar Lovell chromosome G1, Prunus_persica_NCBIv2, whole genome shotgun sequence DNA includes these proteins:
- the LOC18789246 gene encoding uncharacterized protein LOC18789246, with product MANSDVSMVLPRVLIVSRRTLRKNKFVDFVGEYHLDLIVSYGAVPVIVPRVSGVHMLLQSFEPIHGVLLCEGEDIDPSHYDAQLSGFSPDELEEIGKLHASDTAIDKEKDSIELGLAKLCLERNIPYLGICRGSQVLNVACGGTLYQDVERELLKECPYQSCAQRVAHINYENYDGHRHGVKVVENTPLHQWFKDSLDDEKMEMWVNSYHHQGVKRLAERFAPMAFAPDGLVEGFYDPDAYNPEEGKFIMGLQFHPERMRQQDSDNFEYPGCAAAYREFVKAVRAYEKKLSQNSACVPKAPQLDQDLEMKRNSIVRSFSIAKNMYSRRGIVSGKESDQLDVGAEFLEANTALSLQQEKRLKQMGATVRNASAYIQRLKMSEERERVARAIIGKMSIEQLSDLLSFYRIMSQMCSDALDTKFHDLLNNEVEVDGS from the exons ATGGCTAATTCTGATGTGTCAATGGTTTTGCCTAGGGTTCTTATCGTCTCTCGACGAACCCTCCGCAAGAACAAGTTTGTAGATTTCGTGG GAGAATATCATCTAGATCTAATTGTAAGCTATGGAGCAGTACCTGTTATTGTCCCCAGAGTCAGTGGAGTCCACATGCTACTCCAAAGCTTTGAACCAATACATGGAGTTCTTCTCTGCGAAGGTGAAGACATTGATCCGTCCCATTACGATGCGCAGCTCTCTGGTTTCTCTCCAGACGAGCTAGAAGAAATTGGCAAGCTACATGCAAGCGATACCGCCATTGATAAAGAGAAAGACTCCATTGAACTGGGGCTTGCAAAGCTATGCCTAGAAAGAAACATCCCCTACTTGGGAATATGCAGAGGATCCCAAGTCCTTAATGTTGCATGCGGAGGCACACTTTATCAAGATGTTGAGAGAGAACTTTTGAAAGAATGCCCATATCAGAGTTGCGCTCAAAGAGTGGCTCACATAAACTATGAGAATTATGATGGGCATAGACATGGGGTGAAGGTGGTGGAGAATACACCTTTGCATCAGTGGTTCAAAGATTCTTTGGATGATGAGAAAATGGAGATGTGGGTGAATAGTTATCACCATCAGGGGGTTAAGCGATTGGCAGAGCGATTCGCGCCGATGGCTTTCGCTCCTGATGGTTTGGTTGAAGGGTTTTATGATCCGGATGCCTATAATCCTGAGGAGGGGAAGTTTATTATGGGACTTCAATTCCATCCGGAGAGAATGCGACAACAGGATTCAGACAATTTTGAATATCCAGGATGCGCAGCTGCATATCGG GAATTTGTTAAAGCAGTGAGAGCTTATGAAAAGAAGCTCAGTCAAAACTCGGCATGTGTGCCGAAGGCTCCACAGCTTGATCAGGACCTAGAGATGAAGAGGAATAGTATTGTAAGGAGCTTCTCCATTGCCAAAAACATGTATTCTAGGCGTGGAATTGTTTCAGGCAAAGAATCTGATCAACTGGACGTTGGAGCAGAGTTTCTGGAG GCAAATACAGCACTGAGTTTGCAGCAAGAGAAAAGGCTGAAGCAGATGGGGGCAACAGTAAGAAATGCTTCGGCATACATACAACGACTGAAGATGAGCGAGGAAAGGGAGAGAGTTGCAAGGGCCATAATTGGGAAGATGTCGATAGAGCAGCTTTCTGATTTGTTGTCTTTCTACCGCATTATGAGTCAGATGTGTTCCGACGCTTTGGACACCAAGTTCCATGACCTGCTTAATAAtgaagttgaagttgatgGATCTTGA
- the LOC18792721 gene encoding uncharacterized protein LOC18792721, which produces MLGTGLQVTRARGEDRFYDPARARRAHQNQKAEQLRRAQSDVTPSQSPSLKGNPNREPENRVGSDDLPKPVAVPAFEPVVNPLSNLERFLQSISPSVPAQYLSKTTMRGLSTCDVEFQPYFVLGDLWESFKEWSAYGAGVPLILNDSDSVVQYYVPYLSGIQIYGHSMKLPTKTRRPDEDSDSEFRDSSSDGSSDYETDRLKYLREQRNHQNLSSEIPLRIERLSLREPHFPPHEDCSSDEGESINSQGCLLFEYFEQDLPYCREPLADKILDLAFHFPELKTLRSCDLLSSSWISVAWYPIYRIPTGPTLKDLDACFLTYHSLFTPMGGVQDDRAPVVTYPSEMDGVPKMSLPVFGLASYKFRGSLWTPNGGFERQLANSLSQAADNFLRVLQVNHPDFVFFSRR; this is translated from the exons ATGTTGGGTACGGGGTTGCAGGTCACGCGCGCCCGCGGAGAAGACCGATTCTACGACCCGGCCAGAGCCCGTAGAGCCCACCAGAACCAGAAAGCCGAGCAACTTCGGCGAGCTCAGAGCGACGTCACGCCAAGCCAATCGCCTTCGCTCAAGGGTAACCCTAACCGGGAACCCGAGAACAGGGTCGGGTCAGATGACCTTCCCAAGCCCGTCGCCGTGCCTGCTTTTGAGCCCGTTGTCAATCCCTTGAGTAATCTCGAGCGGTTCTTGCAGTCGATCTCGCCATCCGTGCCCGCTCAGTACCTCTCTAAG ACGACGATGAGGGGATTGAgtacttgcgacgtggaatttCAGCCATACTTTGTTCTTGGAGATCTATGGGAGTCTTTCAAGGAGTGGAGTGCTTATGGTGCAGGAGTGCCTTTGATTTTGAATGACAGTGACTCTGTGGTTCAGTACTATGTCCCTTATTTGTCCGGTATTCAGATATACGGCCACTCTATGAAATTGCCCACTAAGACAAG GCGGCCAGATGAGGACAGTGACAGTGAGTTCAGGGATTCTAGTAGTGATGGAAGCTCTGATTATGAAACTGATAGATTAAAATATTTGAGGGAGCAGCGGAATCACCAAAATCTATCGAGTGAAATTCCTCTTAGGATAGAAAGATTATCTCTGAGAGAGCCGCATTTTCCACCTCATGAAGACTGCTCTAGTGACGAGGGTGAATCCATCAATTCTCAAGGTTGCTTACTATTTGAGTATTTTGAGCAGGACCTTCCTTATTGCCGCGAGCCTTTAGCTGACAAG ATACTAGATCTTGCCTTCCATTTTCCTGAGCTGAAGACACTAAGAAGTTGTGATCTGCTGTCTTCCAGCTGGATTTCTGTTGCATG GTATCCAATTTACAGGATTCCAACGGGACCAACTCTAAAGGATCTTGATGCGTGCTTTCTGACGTACCATTCACTTTTTACACCCATGGGAG GTGTACAAGATGACCGGGCTCCTGTAGTGACATATCCGAGTGAAATGGATGGTGTTCCTAAGATGTCATTACCTGTTTTTGGCCTTGCTTCATACAAATTCAGAGGGTCCTTGTGGACTCCTAATGGGGGATTTGAACGCCAGTTAGCTAACTCCCTGTCGCAGGCTGCTGACAACTTTCTAAGAGTGCTGCAGGTCAATCACCctgattttgtgtttttcagcCGTAGATGA
- the LOC18790766 gene encoding LEAF RUST 10 DISEASE-RESISTANCE LOCUS RECEPTOR-LIKE PROTEIN KINASE-like 1.2 isoform X1, with product MNQNLCILILMFLLLTEASFAVDFYYQNCSVPVSCGRQNISYPFYIQGRQESFCGYPGFQLSCHGDGEDAYPLLQLSGNNYIIHNIDYQRKSLLVSNSLLSGYLESTACNNDISSLHNLTLPNDQFELASNQADFFLLYNCNSSVVESFPKYKVGCFDQPTNKTRSNTSVLALPRDEYPKLGSDKCRGEVVVAHARGGYENGEVGLIQEVLSRGFELNWFASDCSRCQDSGGRCGFNYTTYHFRCLCPRRTHSVRCRDDEGDKLGLTLGLGIGLGCPVLLAVCLFLLWCYKKKGAASNFLSRNISSQPHTNSDIEGGVAYFGVPVFTYTELEEATNHFDSEKELGDGGFGTVYYGKLKDGREVAVKRLYEHNYKRVEQFMNEIEILTRLRHQNLVSLYGCTSRRSRELLLVYEYIPNGTVADHLHGERADPGALTWPIRMSIAIETANALSYLHASEIVHRDVKTTNILLDNNFCVKVADFGLSRLFPMDVTHVSTAPQGTPGYVDPEYHQCYQLTSKSDVYSFGVVLIELISSMPAVDISRHRHEINLANLAVSKIQKGLFNELVDQRLGFESDDEVRRMVIAVAELAFQCLQLDNDMRPTMCEVLEALKTIESGHDVPDNLKPAFDNAGMKTNILPPPSPDCDEIGLMKNKRLLSSPISVTQKWPSTRSTTPNASA from the exons ATGAATCAAAACCTCTGCATCCTCATTTTGATGTTTCTCCTCCTAACAGAAGCCTCATTTGCTGTGGACTTTTACTACCAAAACTGCAGTGTGCCCGTAAGTTGTGGCCGCCAAAACATTAGCTATCCATTCTACATCCAAGGCAGGCAAGAATCCTTCTGTGGCTACCCTGGCTTCCAGCTCTCTTGCCATGGAGATGGTGAAGATGCCTACCCACTTCTCCAATTGTCTGGTAACAATTACATCATCCACAACATCGATTACCAAAGAAAGTCTCTTCTTGTCTCAAATTCTCTGCTTTCAGGCTACTTAGAAAGCACTGCTTGTAACAATGATATTTCATCACTCCATAACTTAACCCTTCCCAATGATCAGTTCGAGTTGGCTTCAAACCAAGCTGACTTCTTTTTGCTCTACAATTGCAACTCTTCTGTGGTTGAGTCATTTCCAAAGTACAAAGTCGGTTGCTTTGATCAGCCAACTAACAAAACCAGAAGTAATACTTCAGTTCTGGCTCTGCCTCGGGATGAATATCCAAAATTAGGAAGTGACAAGTGTAGAGGAGAAGTGGTGGTGGCTCATGCTAGAGGAGGGTATGAGAATGGTGAGGTGGGATTAATACAAGAGGTTTTGAGCAGAGGGTTTGAGCTGAATTGGTTTGCTAGTGACTGCAGCCGCTGCCAAGACAGTGGAGGGAGGTGCGGCTTCAATTACACAACCTACCATTTTAGGTGTCTCTGCCCAAGGAGGACTCATTCTGTGCGCTGCCGGGATGATGAag GAGATAAATTGGGATTGACGCTAGGACTAG GTATTGGCCTTGGATGTCCGGTACTTCTTGCAGTATGCTTGTTTCTTCTGTGGtgttacaaaaaaaaaggcgCTGCTTCAAACTTCCTCTCAAGGAACATTTCTTCTCAGCCCCACACAAATTCAGACATAGAAGGGGGCGTCGCCTACTTTGGCGTCCCAGTCTTCACCTACACTGAACTTGAAGAAGCCACTAATCATTTTGATAGTGAAAAAGAATTGGGAGATGGAGGTTTTGGAACCGTATACTACG GCAAACTCAAAGATGGCCGGGAAGTTGCAGTCAAGCGTTTATATGAGCACAATTACAAACGTGTGGAACAGTTTatgaatgaaattgaaattctcACCCGTCTGCGCCACCAAAATTTAGTTTCCCTATATGGCTGCACTTCACGCCGCAGTCGTGAACTCCTCCTTGTGTATGAATACATTCCCAATGGCACTGTTGCTGATCATCTCCACGGCGAGCGAGCAGACCCTGGCGCACTGACATGGCCTATTCGTATGAGCATTGCCATAGAAACCGCGAACGCGTTGTCTTACCTCCATGCCTCTGAAATTGTACATCGTGATGTGAAGACTACCAACATTCTCCTTGATAACAATTTTTGTGTAAAAGTTGCAGATTTTGGGCTCTCCAGGCTTTTCCCCATGGATGTCACCCATGTCTCAACTGCTCCACAAGGGACCCCTGGTTATGTTGACCCAGAGTACCACCAGTGTTACCAGCTAACTAGTAAGAGTGATGTTTATAGTTTCGGGGTTGTTCTCATTGAGCTTATATCATCTATGCCAGCAGTTGATATAAGCAGGCATAGGCATGAGATTAATTTGGCTAACTTAGCCGTAAGCAAGATTCAGAAAGGTTTATTCAATGAGTTGGTAGATCAACGTCTCGGATTTGAGTCAGATGATGAAGTTAGAAGGATGGTAATTGCAGTAGCAGAGTTGGCTTTTCAATGTCTGCAGCTGGACAACGACATGAGGCCTACCATGTGTGAGGTTTTGGAGGCTTTGAAGACAATTGAAAGCGGGCACGATGTGCCAGATAATTTAAAGCCGGCATTTGATAATGCCGGGATGAAAACAAATATACTGCCACCACCTTCACCAGATTGTGATGAGATTGGGTTGATGAAGAACAAGAGACTACTATCTTCACCAATTTCAGTGACCCAAAAATGGCCTAGCACTAGGTCTACTACACCTAATGCCAGTGcctga
- the LOC18790766 gene encoding LEAF RUST 10 DISEASE-RESISTANCE LOCUS RECEPTOR-LIKE PROTEIN KINASE-like 1.1 isoform X2 translates to MAPVALFIFSLLTHLVVLHSNEELKINKGCPPEECQTHLPECDGLFTVNCSDRDNPRIQLKEEGYWHEFEIIDPEPNMILINDRKLEQRLKTNSCNDQVFNDLRLPGPSPVFDELFTPNLTLIKCSTPLHDTDLNYGCRNHNYNYYTTSPDHSLPSLPPSCSVFQMPKDPYKPFFSLSALTTTFQLLFRVREECHVDKGKFKCSVREKGDKLGLTLGLGIGLGCPVLLAVCLFLLWCYKKKGAASNFLSRNISSQPHTNSDIEGGVAYFGVPVFTYTELEEATNHFDSEKELGDGGFGTVYYGKLKDGREVAVKRLYEHNYKRVEQFMNEIEILTRLRHQNLVSLYGCTSRRSRELLLVYEYIPNGTVADHLHGERADPGALTWPIRMSIAIETANALSYLHASEIVHRDVKTTNILLDNNFCVKVADFGLSRLFPMDVTHVSTAPQGTPGYVDPEYHQCYQLTSKSDVYSFGVVLIELISSMPAVDISRHRHEINLANLAVSKIQKGLFNELVDQRLGFESDDEVRRMVIAVAELAFQCLQLDNDMRPTMCEVLEALKTIESGHDVPDNLKPAFDNAGMKTNILPPPSPDCDEIGLMKNKRLLSSPISVTQKWPSTRSTTPNASA, encoded by the exons ATGGCTCCCGTggctttgtttattttctctcttctcactCATCTAGTGGTTCTTCACTCTAACGAAGAGTTGAAAATCAACAAAGGCTGTCCTCCCGAAGAATGTCAGACGCATCTTCCTGAATGCGACGGGTTGTTCACAGTTAATTGTTCTGATCGAGATAATCCGAGGATCCAACTGAAAGAGGAAGGATACTGGCATGAATTTGAGATCATCGACCCTGAACCAAATATGATTTTGATCAATGACCGCAAGCTTGAGCAGCGTTTGAAAACAAATTCCTGCAATGATCAAGTTTTCAACGACTTGCGTCTTCCCGGCCCTTCTCCAGTCTTTGATGAATTATTCACACCCAATCTGACCCTCATCAAATGCAGCACCCCACTCCACGATACAGATCTTAACTACGGCTGCAGAAATCATAACTATAATTACTATACTACTTCGCCTGATCATAGTTTACCAAGTCTCCCACCATCATGTTCCGTGTTTCAGATGCCCAAGGATCCATATAAACCTTTCTTCAGTCTCTCTGCATTGACTACTACGTTTCAACTTCTATTTCGAGTAAGAGAAGAATGCCATGTTGACAAGGGAAAATTTAAGTGTTCCGTTAGAGAAAAAG GAGATAAATTGGGATTGACGCTAGGACTAG GTATTGGCCTTGGATGTCCGGTACTTCTTGCAGTATGCTTGTTTCTTCTGTGGtgttacaaaaaaaaaggcgCTGCTTCAAACTTCCTCTCAAGGAACATTTCTTCTCAGCCCCACACAAATTCAGACATAGAAGGGGGCGTCGCCTACTTTGGCGTCCCAGTCTTCACCTACACTGAACTTGAAGAAGCCACTAATCATTTTGATAGTGAAAAAGAATTGGGAGATGGAGGTTTTGGAACCGTATACTACG GCAAACTCAAAGATGGCCGGGAAGTTGCAGTCAAGCGTTTATATGAGCACAATTACAAACGTGTGGAACAGTTTatgaatgaaattgaaattctcACCCGTCTGCGCCACCAAAATTTAGTTTCCCTATATGGCTGCACTTCACGCCGCAGTCGTGAACTCCTCCTTGTGTATGAATACATTCCCAATGGCACTGTTGCTGATCATCTCCACGGCGAGCGAGCAGACCCTGGCGCACTGACATGGCCTATTCGTATGAGCATTGCCATAGAAACCGCGAACGCGTTGTCTTACCTCCATGCCTCTGAAATTGTACATCGTGATGTGAAGACTACCAACATTCTCCTTGATAACAATTTTTGTGTAAAAGTTGCAGATTTTGGGCTCTCCAGGCTTTTCCCCATGGATGTCACCCATGTCTCAACTGCTCCACAAGGGACCCCTGGTTATGTTGACCCAGAGTACCACCAGTGTTACCAGCTAACTAGTAAGAGTGATGTTTATAGTTTCGGGGTTGTTCTCATTGAGCTTATATCATCTATGCCAGCAGTTGATATAAGCAGGCATAGGCATGAGATTAATTTGGCTAACTTAGCCGTAAGCAAGATTCAGAAAGGTTTATTCAATGAGTTGGTAGATCAACGTCTCGGATTTGAGTCAGATGATGAAGTTAGAAGGATGGTAATTGCAGTAGCAGAGTTGGCTTTTCAATGTCTGCAGCTGGACAACGACATGAGGCCTACCATGTGTGAGGTTTTGGAGGCTTTGAAGACAATTGAAAGCGGGCACGATGTGCCAGATAATTTAAAGCCGGCATTTGATAATGCCGGGATGAAAACAAATATACTGCCACCACCTTCACCAGATTGTGATGAGATTGGGTTGATGAAGAACAAGAGACTACTATCTTCACCAATTTCAGTGACCCAAAAATGGCCTAGCACTAGGTCTACTACACCTAATGCCAGTGcctga
- the LOC18788888 gene encoding nicotinamide adenine dinucleotide transporter 2, mitochondrial: protein MGGGAAQSSDRHTVRDGICHAGAGAAAGAMAATFVCPLDVIKTRLQVHGMPPGQRGSIIITSLQNILKTEGLKGMYRGLSPTILALLPNWAVYFTVYEQLKGLLQSHVDGSSELTIGANMIAAAGAGAATAITTNPLWVVKTRLQTQGMRPGVIPYKSMRSAFTRIATEEGMRGLYSGILPSLAGISHVAIQFPAYEKIKSFMAKRDNTTVDKLNPGNVAIASSISKVIASVITYPHEVVRSRLQEQGQARHIEPQYAGVIDCTKKVFQKEGLRGFYNGCATNLLRTTPSAVITFTSYEMIDRFLRRVVLKEKEHSNGRPKPDGHAESQQGNGGNERVVNNSDLRQSQSQTNQRTPIPLANKEQLAARH, encoded by the exons ATGGGGGGCGGGGCCGCTCAATCTTCTGACCGCCACACTGTCCGAGATGGCATCTGCCACGCCGGTGCAGGCGCCGCCGCTG GTGCTATGGCGGCAACGTTCGTGTGCCCTTTGGATGTCATCAAGACTAGGCTACAGGTCCATGGCATGCCTCCGGGACAAAGAG GTAGTATCATTATCACAAGCCTACAAAACATATTAAAAACTGAAGGTTTGAAGGGGATGTATCGTGGCCTTTCACCAACAATTCTAGCGCTACTTCCAAATTGGGCA GTGTACTTCACAGTTTATGAGCAACTCAAAGGCCTACTCCAGTCACATG TTGATGGCAGCAGCGAACTTACAATTGGTGCAAATATGATAGCTGCTGCTGGTGCCGGGGCTGCCACAGCCATTACAACAAATCCATTGTGGGTTGTTAAGACCAGACTTCAA ACACAAGGAATGAGGCCTGGTGTGATTCCTTACAAAAGCATGAGATCTGCTTTCACAAGGATTGCAACTGAGGAAGGCATGCGAGGTCTATATAG tgggATCTTGCCTTCTTTGGCTGGGATAAGTCATGTTGCAATTCAATTTCCTGCTTATGAAAAGATAAAATCTTTTATGGCAAAAAGGG ATAATACAACTGTTGATAAGTTAAACCCTGGTAATGTTGCCATTGCCTCATCGATATCCAAAGTAATTGCTTCAGTAATAACTTACCCTCACGAG GTCGTTCGCTCCAGGCTGCAAGAGCAAGGCCAGGCCAGACATATTGAACCCCAGTATGCAGGGGTTATTGATTGTACAAAGAAGGTGTTCCAAAAGGAAGGCCTTCGTGGATTTTATAATGGTTGTGCCACTAATTTATTAAGAACCACTCCTTCTGCTGTTATTACATTTACCAGTTACGAGATGATAGATAGGTTCTTGCGGAGGGTTGTacttaaagaaaaagagcatTCAAATGGCCGCCCTAAGCCTGATGGCCATGCTGAATCTCAGCAGGGAAATGGAGGCAACGAGAGAGTGGTGAATAACTCTGATTTGCGGCAATCACAATCCCAAACAAATCAGAGGACACCGATTCCTCTTGCAAACAAAGAGCAGCTAGCAGCAAGACACTGA
- the LOC18789759 gene encoding uncharacterized protein LOC18789759, with protein MPVSNKPQKMGTLQKFKLLATQCGVAQSPTRSPRTSPLIQLRRRKPTLLMLLTRSSSRRRDTPVQSLPQKAPAPVQRHSLKDLFVSSPPFELNEKRKSEIDTRQEFGLVVAGKAVGGVGPGSPRPGWTGFRYKSLLLRRAWRPVLVTIPE; from the coding sequence ATGCCAGTTAGCAACAAACCTCAAAAGATGGGGACGCTACAGAAGTTCAAGCTGCTCGCGACGCAGTGCGGCGTGGCCCAAAGCCCAACCCGAAGCCCAAGAACGAGCCCATTGATCCAGCTCCGCCGCCGCAAACCCACCTTGCTAATGCTCCTGACCCGGAGCAGCAGTCGCCGACGAGACACACCGGTCCAGTCACTGCCGCAGAAGGCTCCGGCTCCGGTTCAGAGGCACAGCCTCAAGGACCTCTTTGTGTCTTCCCCGCCTTTTGAATTAAACGAGAAAAGGAAGAGTGAGATAGATACGCGGCAAGAGTTCGGTTTGGTGGTGGCGGGTAAAGCAGTTGGTGGAGTTGGGCCGGGTTCACCTAGACCGGGCTGGACCGGTTTCCGTTACAAGTCATTGTTACTGAGAAGGGCTTGGCGCCCTGTGCTCGTTACCATTCCTgagtaa
- the LOC18793712 gene encoding uncharacterized protein LOC18793712, translating to MAVSIPIVAIVTSLHLIAFVFAVGAERRRSTAKIVPDEYDEHTYCVYGTDASTAYGLAAFGLLFVSQTVLNVVTRCLCCGKGLVTGSSTTWTVFFFVFSWTSFLGAEACLLAGSAKNAYHTKYRGIFNADDLSCSTLRKGVFAAAAALTLLSLAGSSFYYWAHSKADTGGWEKHRNEGLDMSTSNYANHEQQQQTGGFEKV from the exons ATGGCAGTCTCCATACCCATAGTGGCCATCGTCACCTCTCTGCACCTCATCGCCTTCGTTTTCGCCGTGGGTGCTGAACGACGCCGTAGCACG GCCAAGATAGTGCCTGATGAGTACGACGAGCACACCTACTGCGTTTACGGGACGGACGCTTCTACGGCGTACGGATTAGCGGCTTTTGGGCTGCTTTTCGTCAGCCAGACGGTGCTAAACGTCGTCACGAGGTGTCTCTGCTGCGGCAAAGGCTTAGTGACTGGCAGCTCCACCACTTGGAccgtcttcttcttcgtcttctcctG GACAAGCTTTTTGGGAGCCGAGGCATGCTTATTGGCAGGGTCAGCAAAGAATGCGTACCACACCAAGTACCGGGGAATCTTTAACGCAGATGACTTGTCCTGTTCCACTCTGCGTAAGGGCGTGTTTGCCGCCGCGGCTGCTCTTACACTGTTGTCATTGGCAGGGTCAAGTTTTTACTACTGGGCACATTCCAAAGCTGATACTGGGGGATGGGAGAAGCACAGAAATGAAGGCCTCGACATGAGCACTTCTAATTATGCAAATCATGAGCAGCAACAGCAAACCGGTGGATTTGAGAAGGTATAG
- the LOC18789909 gene encoding non-specific lipid-transfer protein 2 yields the protein MKSVCYYNVAILCVVAFVLVFGGSQLCTAAVTCSPLELAPCATAITSSSPPSAICCGKLKEQRPCLCKYVKDPNLQKLVNSPNAKKVASTCGSPFPSCSS from the coding sequence ATGAAATCAGTGTGTTATTATAATGTTGCAATATTGTGCGTTGTAGCTTTTGTTCTTGTCTTTGGGGGAAGCCAGCTGTGTACGGCAGCAGTGACTTGCAGCCCACTGGAGCTAGCTCCATGCGCCACAGCAATCACATCCTCAAGCCCTCCCTCTGCCATATGTTGCGGCAAACTGAAGGAGCAGAGGCCTTGCCTTTGCAAGTATGTCAAGGACCCTAACCTCCAGAAGCTGGTCAACTCCCCAAACGCCAAGAAGGTGGCAAGCACTTGTGGCTCCCCATTTCCCTCATGCTCTAGCTAA
- the LOC18791927 gene encoding probable protein phosphatase 2C 15, which yields MASGEGRRHHHNLVPLAALISRELKSEKMEKPTVRYGHAAQSRKGEDYFLIKTDGQRVTGNSSSTFSAFAIFDGHNGNAAAVYTRENLLKHVLGAIPRGLGREEWLQALPRALVAGFVKTDKDFQSRGETSGTTATFVIVDGWTVTVASVGDSRCILDTQGGAVSTLTVDHRLEENVEERERVAASGGEVGRLSIIGGAEIGPLRCWPGGLCLSRSIGDMDVGEFIVPIPYVKQVKLSNAGGRLIIASDGIWDALSSEMAAQSCRGLPAELAARQVVKEALRSRGLKDDTTCIVVDIIPPDHSVQPSTPPKKQNKLRALFFRKKSRDSANKLSKKLSAVGIVEELFEEGSAMLAERLGSDECTAQSTTSGLFMCAVCQVDLAPSEGISVHAGSIFSTSSKPWQGPFLCSDCCNKKDAMEGKRPSGVKVA from the exons ATGGCGTCTGGAGAAGGGAGGCGTCACCATCATAATCTGGTGCCGCTGGCTGCACTGATCAGCAGAGAGCTGAAGAGTGAGAAGATGGAGAAGCCTACTGTCAGATATGGGCATGCAGCTCAATCCAGGAAAGGAGAGGATTATTTTCTGATCAAGACTGATGGTCAGCGAGTCACTGGAAATTCTTCATCAACATTTTCTGCATTTGCG ATCTTTGATGGGCACAATGGAAATGCAGCAGCAGTATATACAAGGGAGAATTTGTTAAAACATGTATTGGGTGCTATTCCCCGTGGGCTAGGAAGGGAGGAGTGGCTTCAAGCTTTACCTCGTGCCTTGGTTGCTGGGTTTGTGAAGACTGATAAGGATTTCCAGAGTAGAG GAGAAACTTCTGGTACAACAGCTACCTTTGTAATAGTTGATGGATGGACTGTAACAGTGGCATCCGTAGGAGACTCCCGTTGTATCTTAGATACTCAGGGTGGTGCTGTTTCCACCTTAACTGTTGATCATAGACTTGAAGAGAATGTAGAGGA GAGGGAGCGTGTTGCTGCAAGTGGTGGGGAAGTTGGAAGGTTGAGCATTATTGGCGGTGCAGAG ATTGGTCCCCTTCGTTGTTGGCCAGGGGGTTTATGCCTTTCTAGGTCAATTGGAGACATGGACGTTGGGGAGTTTATAGTTCCGATACCATATGTGAAACAAGTCAAG CTATCAAATGCTGGTGGGAGGCTTATAATTGCTTCTGATGGCATCTGGGATGCTCTATCCTCAGAAATGGCAGCACAATCTTGCCGTGGGTTGCCTGCTGAACTTGCTGCTAGACAAGTTGTGAAG GAAGCCTTAAGGTCAAGGGGTCTAAAGGATGATACAACCTGCATTGTGGTTGACATAATTCCTCCTGATCATTCAGTACAGCCTTCAACTCCACCCAAAAAGCAGAACAAGCTGAGGGCGCTGTTTTTCAGGAAGAAGTCACGCGATTCTGCTAATAAACTATCCAAGAAGCTATCAGCTGTGGGTATTGTGGAGGAATTATTCGAAGAAGGGTCTGCCATGCTTGCTGAAAG GCTGGGCAGTGATGAGTGCACAGCACAATCAACAACATCTGGGCTGTTTATGTGTGCTGTATGCCAAGTTGACCTTGCACCGAGTGAGGGCATATCTGTTCATGCTGGCTCTATTTTCTCCACCAGTTCAAAGCCTTGGCAAGGGCCTTTCCTTTGTTCTGATTGTTGTAACAAGAAGGACGCCATGGAAGGAAAACGCCCGAGTGGAGTCAAAGTAGCGTAA